The following nucleotide sequence is from Solanum dulcamara chromosome 7, daSolDulc1.2, whole genome shotgun sequence.
aataataattataatatatttttttttattattagtgatatatttgaaactattgatagaattattgaaaatgttatttttgcttattttttttagtaatagAATTATAAAAATTGAAGATAGATGAGATATACACCTTGTAGATCCATGAGGCTTATATCTTATCATGTGGTGTGTAAAATGTCTCGCCTCATGTCCCCGTCTTTTAAAATACTGATGGGATGTCAGggtaatttgaatatttttttcctatctaCTGCTAGGATCTTTAGAGAGAATAGAAAACTATATCCTAATATTTGTAATCAATCACGTAACCTACCCTAATTCCTTTAAACAGTCCTGAAGTTTATTAAGAAACTTACATAGATGTAACTCATATAGCAATATTTGTTTAAACAATAGTGCAAATAGGTTACAGTGTTGCAAGAAATAGGATAATGTTCATACTTCATACCATTAAAAGCAAGAATATGATGAATATAgcaaggaggaggaggaaagCAGCAAGGAGCACCACTGACTTTTACAATGTACAGGCAAGTGTATTAAATTAGCAACAGAAGATTTATATCAAACtaattcaaacaaaaaaaaattgaaaggagaTATAAAAAGCCACACTTTTGTTATTCTTGAAGATCTACGATTATTTAATACTTGTTTATTTAAGAGTTTAGAGCAGAATAAACCCCAACAATATTCAACTCTTTTGTTACCAAGAGCTGATCTAGCCTGGAGCAAATTTAACATGGAAAGTGCAATTAGCGATATATTCTGAAAAAAACGTAATAACTAAGTAGAGAAACAAGCAATAGTAAACAACGTGTTAAGTTTATAAAATGAAATATCACAACACACAAGATGGAAAAAATTTCAAGGAAATTGCTCTTCTTATTAGTCACTTTCTGACTTTTGTAGCAATTGGGTTTCTTTTGACAAAGATTGCCGACTATTTTGTACATTCTGGCGTGCTGGCTCTCGTGATTGTGTTGATGTTTTTTGCCAATGCATTTGAAGTACACCATGGTGTAGGAAAACTATGACTAACAGTTCAACTAATACTACATCTTTTGTGTTATTTGTTGTTCATATTTTTTCTGAAAGTACATTTActataaagaaaacaaaaagtgtgtttttatagaattttaaaagttttatcTTCCAAGTTTTACCAAGTAATAAAATAGTCTAATCCCAATTTCTCCCTATATTTTTGCCTATCATCTTTAACTAAGTCAACAGCTATTTAGTGGCTGAAATTTAGAAACTActtgttaattattattattatttttaatggtTCTTGCGCCTTTTGCCTCTCCTATTCTATATTAACCATATTacactaatattttttttcaattttctaaatccattcatccaaaaaaaaaaaaaaactaaggaAGATGGTCCGAGGAAGCAATTTCATAATTACATTCCTTAATTGTGTTACTCTATTGGTTTCTCTAGTAGCCATAGGGCTTTCAATTTGGCTCAACTTAAACAACAGCTCTAAGCTTTGCCAGGAAGTGTTGCAAAAGCCTTTGCTGATACTGGGAGTGTATCTACTGGTTGTTTCGATATTGGGATTGATTGGGTCCTTGTGCGGATTCTCGTTTATACTGTTGATATATTTGTTCTTGTTGTTTTTGCTCATTGTTGGATTGCTCTGTTTCACGTTGTTCACAATTTTGGTCACAAATAAAAATGTGAGCAAGGCATTATCTGGGAGAGGTTATAAGGAAATCAAATCTGGAGATTACACCAAATGGTTGCAGAAGTATGTGGATAATGCAGAGAATTGGGGGGAGATTAAGAGTTGTTTGGTTGATACCAAATTTTGTCAGCGTATACCAACTGACAAAGGGGCTGATTTTTACAAATATAGACTCACTCATATTCAGGTTCTTATCTTTTGTCTTTACCCATTATCAAATTTCTCAATGAATTCATATGGCGATCTGTACTTGCCACATAAATCGTAGTCGTCATAGTTATTGG
It contains:
- the LOC129896820 gene encoding tetraspanin-8-like, which encodes MVRGSNFIITFLNCVTLLVSLVAIGLSIWLNLNNSSKLCQEVLQKPLLILGVYLLVVSILGLIGSLCGFSFILLIYLFLLFLLIVGLLCFTLFTILVTNKNVSKALSGRGYKEIKSGDYTKWLQKYVDNAENWGEIKSCLVDTKFCQRIPTDKGADFYKYRLTHIQSSCCKPPTYCGLEFHNATYWTMPNTGPAVADDDCKIWSNVQSELCFNCQSCKVAFLDHIQKDWKICSLVNFGLLLLVLFVYGVGCCAFRNNKSKGNHRQKSCPA